The following is a genomic window from Dermatophilaceae bacterium Soc4.6.
CGGTCGCACCCCGGTGCCCCCGGTGCGCCCTCCGGCCCGTCGTCGTAGGTCAGCCCGTGATAGATCTCGTCGCTCACCAGCCGCACACCGTGCTCCGCGCACCACGCCAGCAGCTCGCGCATCGCGGGCTCGTCGACGAGGGTCCCGGTCGGGTTGGCCGGCCCGGCCACCACCAGCCCCTGGACGGGGTGCTCCAGCGCCTCGAGCTGCGCGACGCTGGGCTGGAATCGGGTCTGCGGCCCGCAGACGAGCTCGACCACCTCGCAGCCGAGAGCGGCGAGGGTGTTGCGGTAGGCGGGGTATCCCGGGCAGGCCAGCGCCACGCGGTCACCGGCCTCGAAGGCGGCGAGGAACGCGAGCACGAAGCCCCCCGACGACCCGGTGGTCACGGCGATGCGCTGCGGGTCGAGGTCGACGTCGTACCAGCGGCGGTAGTGCCCCGCGAGCGACTCCCGCAGGGCGGGCGTGCCGGTGGCCTCGGTGTAGCCGAGGGCGTCGGAGGCCAAGAGCTCACGGGCCCGCTCGCGCACGACGGCTGGAGCCCCCGACGACGGCTCGCCCGCACAGAGGTTGAGCACCGGCTCACCGGCCGCGAGCCGCCGGTTGGCTTCGGCGATGATCTCCATGACCGCGAAGGCGGGCACCTGCGAGCGGGACGACGCGCGGGGGTGGGGGCGCTGCATACGGCGCATCCTGTCACCACGGCGACCGGCTCCCTGCGCGAGCGCGCCCCAGCGTCCATGATGGGAGCGTGAGTGCGCTCAACGTCCTCGGGACGCCCCTGGAGCCGTGCGGGTTCGACCCGCTGACCGGCTTCTTCCGCGACGGCTGGTGCACCACCGGGCCGCAGGACCTCGGGCGGCACACGATCTGCGCAGTGGTCACGACCGCCTTCCTCGAGCACCAGAGGGGCATCGGCAACGACCTGACGACGCCCGTGCCCGCGTACTCCTTCCCGGGGCTGAGACCGGGTGACCGCTGGTGCGTGACGGCTCGCAACTGGGTGCGCGCCCACGCCGACGGGGCCGCCGCCCCCGTCGTGCTCGCCTCGACCCACGCGTCGGTGCTCGAGCTCGTGGGGCTCGAGGTGCTGCGCGGGTACGCCGTCGACGTGCCGGACGACCTCAGCTCGCTGGGCTAGCAGCCGTTAGCCCAGACGGCCGCGGTTAGCGGCCATCCTCGCGACGCCACGCAGCCGCACCGGCATCGCGGCGTACCCCCGCAGGATCCGCGTCCGTCGTCTCGTCGGCTGACCGTCGAGCGGCCTCCATCCTCGCCAGCCCTGCGCCGAGGCAGTAGTGGGCACCGCTCGAGAAGGCCAGCTGGTCCCCCGCGTTGCCCCGTCGCACGTCGAAGCGCTCCGGCCGGTCGAAGACGCGCGGGTCGCGGTTCGCAGCGCCGAGCACGGGGCGCCGATGTCACGCTCCGACCGGGCGAGGTCGCCGTGGCGCATGCCGGGGTCGAGCGAGAACGCCGCCCTGGCGCCCCCCCTGCAGGAACTGACGGCGCATGGACACCGGCGCCCCGAGCGTCTCGGCGATGACGGTGGGGGGCAGCAGGCTCGCGAAGTCGCGGGCCAGGTCGACCCCGGCGACCGCAGCCGCCTCCATCTCGTGGAGCAGCTCGGCGGCGATCTGCTCGGTGCGTGTCCGCAGCCGGGCCACCGCCTTGCCCGAGAAGGCGCGGGTGACCTGACGGCGCATGCGCGCGTTGACGGCGAGCAGCGACGGGGGTCGACCGGGCCGACCGGTCCGTTTCCGGCGAGCCGCTTGAGGGTGGAGAAGCCCAGCGGTCCGGTGAACCCTCCGAGCACGCCCACGTCGGGGCTGCGCAGGACGGCCGTGGCCAGGTCGTGGTCGTGGGCCAGCATCATCGGCCCGTTGCGCACGAGCCTGCCCCGCGAGCGCAGGGTCTCGTAGGCGGCATACGGGTCGGCGACGAGCGCCGGCTCGAGCCTGTCGCGCGCCCCAGGGCCCCGAGGCGGGCGCCGTAGGTCAGCCCCGCGCGCAGGATCCCGTGCTGCAGGCCCCAGCGCAGGCGCTGCTGCGCGGGCTCGATCACGGCGGCAGAATGAGCGTCATCAGCAGTCCTTGCGGGGGGTGGGGTGGCGTGAGGTTAACCTACTCAGAGTAACTTTACCTGTCGATGGCTGGGAGTAATGCCCCGGAAACAGCCTGGACGTACGCTGGAGGAGCCACGGGTCGACACTGGCGGCACCGAGGGCGGGCCCTGTCCGCTCACGGCGAAACCTCAGCCGACCCGACTCAGGTGAGGAACAGCCCGCCATACGGCATCGTTGGTCGGTATGAAGCCCCCGGCCCTCCGGGACCGGCCACGACGGTCGTCACGGAACACGGGGGCTGCAAGTCGTCTAAGGGCGCCAACGAGGCGCCTCGACAGAGGTAGGGAGCTTTGGCGATGTTCGAACGGTTCACAGATCGGGCCCGGCGGGTGGTGGTCCTCGCGCAGGAGGAAGCACGCCTGCTCAACCACAACTACATCGGCACCGAGCACATCCTGCTGGGGCTCATCCACGAGGGTGAAGGTCTCGCCGCCAAGGCGCTCGAGAACCTCGACATCTCGCTGCAGGCCGTCCGCGAGCAGGTGCAGGACATCATCGGGCAGGGCCAGCAGGCGGCGACGGGGCACATCCCCTTCACCCCGCGGGCCAAGAAGGTGCTCGAGTACTCGCTGCGCGAGGGTCTCCAGCTCGGCCACACCTACATCGGCACCGAGCACATCCTGCTCGGTCTCATCCGCGAGGGCGAGGGCGTTGCCGCCCAGGTGCTGGTCAAGCTCGGCGCCGACCTCAACAAGGTGCGCCAGCAGGTCATCCAGCTGCTCGCCGGCTACCAGGGCGGCCAGGGCGAGAAGGCCGGAGCCGGAGTCGGCGCGGGCCAGCAGGCCGAGGGCACCCCGGCGGGGTCGCTCGTGCTCGACCAGTTCGGTCGCAACCTCACGCAGGCGGCCCGCGAGGGCAAGCTCGACCCGGTCATCGGGCGTGAGAAAGAGATCGAGCGGGTGATGCAGGTGCTGTCGAGACGCACCAAGAACAACCCCGTCCTCATCGGTGAGCCCGGTGTCGGCAAGACCGCCGTCGTCGAGGGTCTGGCCCAGGACATCGTGCGCGGTCGGGTGCCCGAGACGCTGAAGGACAAGCAGCTCTACACGCTGGACCTCGGCGCGCTCGTGGCCGGCAGCCGCTACCGCGGTGACTTCGAGGAGCGCCTCAAGAAGGTCCTCAAGGAGATCCGCACCCGCGGCGACATCATCATCTTCATCGACGAGATCCACACCCTCGTCGGGGCCGGCGCGGCCGAGGGCGCGATCGACGCCGCCAGCATCCTCAAGCCGATGCTCGCCCGCGGCGAGCTGCAGACCATCGGGGCGACGACCCTCGACGAGTACCGCAAGCACATCGAGAAGGACTCGGCGCTGGAGCGACGCTTCCAGCCGATCCAGGTGGCTGAGCCGACGCTCGCCCACACGATCGAGATCCTCAAGGGCCTGCGCGACCGCTACGAGGCGCACCACCGCGTCTCGATCACCGACGGGGCACTGGTGAGCGCGGCCAACCTGGCCGACCGCTACATCAACGACCGCTTCCTGCCCGACAAGGCGATCGACCTCATCGACGAGGCGGGCGCGCGGTTGCGCATCCGCCGGATGACCGCGCCGCCGGACCTGCGCGAGTTCGACGACAAGATCGCGAACGTCCGTCGGGCCAAGGAGGCCGCGATCGACGGCCAGGACTTCGAGAAGGCCGCCTCGCTGCGCGACGACGAGAAGACCCTCGTCGGTCAGCGGGCCGAGCGCGAGTCGGCGTGGAAGTCCGGCGACATGGACGTCGTGGCCGAGGTCGACGAAGAGCTGATCGCCGAGGTGCTGGCCGCCTCGACGGGCATCCCGGTCTTCAAGCTGACCGAGGAGGAGTCCAGCCGCCTGCTCAACATGGAGGGTGAGCTCCACAAGCGCATCGTCGGCATGGACGACGCCATCCGCGCCCTCTCGCAGGCCATCCGTCGCACCCGCGCCGGTCTGAAGGACCCGCGGCGTCCCGGCGGCTCGTTCATCTTCGCCGGCCCCACGGGCGTCGGCAAGACCGAGCTCGCCAAGACGCTCGCCGAGTTCCTCTTCGGCGACGAGGACAGCCTCATCCAGCTCGACATGTCGGAGTTCAGCGAGAAGCACACGGTCTCGCGACTCTTCGGCTCCCCTCCGGGCTACGTCGGCTACGAGGAGGGCGGCCAGCTCACCGAGAAGGTGCGGCGCAAGCCCTTCTCCGTCGTGCTGTTCGACGAGGTCGAGAAGGCTCACCCCGACATCTTCAACACGTTGCTGCAAGTGCTCGAGGACGGACGCCTGACCGACAGCCAGGGTCGGATGATCGACTTCAAGAACACGGTCATCATCATGACCACCAACCTCGGCACCCGTGACATCTCCAAGGGCGCCCTCGGCTTCTCGGCCGGCCCCGACTCGCGCACCGAGTACGACCGGATGAAGGCCAAGGTCCAGGACGAGCTGAAGCAGCACTTCCGGCCCGAGTTCCTCAACCGCGTGGACGACATCATCGTCTTCCCGCAGCTGACGCAGTCCGAGATCGTCTCCATCGTCGATCTCGAGATCGCCAAGCTCGACTCGCGGCTCAAGGACAAGGACATGGGCCTCGAGCTCACCTTCGAGGCCAAGAACCTCCTGGCCAAGAAGGGCTACGACCCTGTGCTCGGTGCCCGTCCGCTGCGGCGCACGATCCAGCGCGAGATCGAGGACGTGCTGTCGGAGAAGATCCTCTACGGCCAGCTCAAGGCGGGGGAGTTCGTGCTCGTCGGCGCCACCGGCGACGAGAAGGACGCCACCTTCACCTTCGAGGGGAGCAAGCGGGAGGACACCCTCCCGGAGATCCCCGACACCCCGCCCGTCGACATCGTCAAGGGCGGCTCCGCCGGCGCAGAGGGAGGCCTCGGGGCCTGACCTCGGACGACGCGGGCTGCACACCCCGCTCACGACGCCCCCGGACCCTCTCGGTCCAGGGGCGTCGTGCGTGCTCCCCCGCGTGAATTCCGCTCTCCTGGCTCGGATTTGGTCTGAGGGCGGTGAGCCGCTTACAGTTGCGGAGTCAGCCCGAGAGGGAGGAACGGACACCACGGGGTGGACTACGGTCCCCCGAAGCAGGCCGGTCCCGCTCATGTATGCTGACGGAGCCTCAGGAACATCGCCTCACCGCGGTGGAGGCAGGCCGCACGGCCTGCTACAGTGGGGATCACCAACTGAGAGCCAAGTGCGAGTGAGCCGGCCGTTCTGAAGAGCGGGTCGCGGTTTGTTTGTCCAAGATGCAGGTTGGTGGTGGTACCGGATTGTGTGGTTGTCCCGGATGTTTGCCCTGTGGTTTGTGGGGTGGGTGGATGGTGTGCGTCCGATCCTTGAGAACTCAACAGCGTGTCAAAAATCGATGCCAATTACCTCGTGGTGGTGTCGGCCTTCTGGTCGGTGCTGCTATGAATTTCTTTTGATTGTTTGTCGAACAACTTTTGTCGCCGGCTTTCGGGTCGGTGTGCTGGTTGTTTGCTCTCGGTCAGTGTGACGGCCCTTTAGTGGGTTTCAGTTTCCATGTCATGTCGACTTCGGTTGTGTGGTGTGGTGCTAAACATCAATGGAGAGTTTGATCCTGGCTCAGGACGAACGCTGGCGGCGTGCTTAACACATGCAAGTCGAACGGTGATCTTTGGGGCTTGCTCCGGGGTGATCAGTGGCGAACGGGTGAGTAACACGTGAGTAACCTGCCCCAGACTCTGGGATAACTTCGGGAAACCGTAGCTAATACCGGATATGACACGGAGACGCATGTTTATCGTGTGGAAAGTTTTTCGGTCTGGGATGGACTCGCGGCCTATCAGCTTGTTGGTGAGGTAATGGCTCACCAAGGCGACGACGGGTAGCCGGCCTGAGAGGGCGATCGGCCACACTGGGACTGAGACACGGCCCAGACTCCTACGGGAGGCAGCAGTGGGGAATATTGCACAATGGGCGCAAGCCTGATGCAGCGACGCCGCGTGAGGGATGACGGCCTTTGGGTTGTAAACCTCTTTCAGCAGGGAAGAAGCGCAAGTGACGGTACCTGCAGAAGAAGCACCGGCTAACTACGTGCCAGCAGCCGCGGTAATACGTAGGGTGCGAGCGTTGTCCGGAATTATTGGGCGTAAAGAGCTTGTAGGCGGTTTGTCGCGTCTGCTGTGAAAATCCGGGGCTCAACCCCGGACTTGCAGTGGGTACGGGCAGACTAGAGTGTGGTAGGGGAGACTGGAATTCCTGGTGTAGCGGTGAAATGCGCAGATATCAGGAGGAACACCGATGGCGAAGGCAGGTCTCTGGGCCATTACTGACGCTGAGAAGCGAAAGCATGGGGAGCGAACAGGATTAGATACCCTGGTAGTCCATGCCGTAAACGTTGGGAACTAGGTGTGGGTCTCATTCCACGAGGTCCGTGCCGCAGCTAACGCATTAAGTTCCCCGCCTGGGGAGTACGGCCGCAAGGCTAAAACTCAAAGGAATTGACGGGGGCCCGCACAAGCGGCGGAGCATGCGGATTAATTCGATGCAACGCGAAGAACCTTACCAAGGCTTGACATACGCCGGAAACATCCAGAGATGGGTGCCCCGCAAGGTCGGTGTACAGGTGGTGCATGGTTGTCGTCAGCTCGTGTCGTGAGATGTTGGGTTAAGTCCCGCAACGAGCGCAACCCTCGTTCTATGTTGCCAGCACGTGATGGTGGGGACTCATAGGAGACTGCCGGGGTCAACTCGGAGGAAGGTGGGGATGACGTCAAATCATCATGCCCCTTATGTCTTGGGCTTCACGCATGCTACAATGGCCGGTACAAAGGGCTGCGATACCGTAAGGTGGAGCGAATCCCAAAAAACCGGTCTCAGTTCGGATTGGGGTCTGCAACTCGACCCCATGAAGTCGGAGTCGCTAGTAATCGCAGATCAGCAACGCTGCGGTGAATACGTTCCCGGGCCTTGTACACACCGCCCGTCAAGTCACGAAAGTCGGTAACACCCGAAGCCGGTGGCCCAACCTGTAAAGGGGGGAGCCGTCGAAGGTGGGACTGGCGATTGGGACTAAGTCGTAACAAGGTAGCCGTACCGGAAGGTGCGGCTGGATCACCTCCTTTCTAAGGAGCACTGGCCGGCGGCGCGTAAGCGTGTCGGTCCAGAGCCTGGCCGTGGACGAATGCTTCACGGTGGGTGCTCAAGGGTGGAACATCGATTAGTTGGCGCCGAGCGTCTCGTGTCGTGAGTACAAGCTCCTCTCCTGGTTTTTCCGGGTGGGGGGTTGTGGAAAGCGGGCGGGGGGCTGTGGGTGCTTGACACGTTGTTGGGTCCTGAGGGATCGGGCAACACGCGGCTGGCCTTCGGGTTGGGGTGTGTTGGCTGTGACTTCTCAGGCCGGATACGACCGGTTGGACCGGTCCCGTGAGTCGAACCGCTTCGTCAGGTCTTCGTGGTGCACGTGGTGCGCGATGGGGGTGGGTCGGAGGAGGCGCTCTGTCAGGGACGGGTACCGCCCGTATGTTGAGAACTACACAGTGGACGCGAGCATCTTGTATTGTATGTAGCCAAGTTTTTAAGGGCACACGGTGGATGCCTTGGTACCAGGAACCGAAGAAGGACGTAGGAATCTGCGATAAGCCTCGGGGAGTCGATAACCAGACTGTGATCCGAGGATTTCCGAATGGGGAAACCCGGCTGGAGGCAAGTCCAGTCACCCTCGTCTGAATATATAGGGCGAGTGGAGGGAACGTGGGGAAGTGAAACATCTCAGTACCCACAGGAAGAGAAAGCAACCGCGATTCCGTGAGTAGTGGCGAGCGAAAGCGGATCAGGCTAAACCGTGCCTGTGTGATAGCCATCAGGCGTTGCAGGTACGGGGTCGTGGGACTTCTCAGTCGGCGCTGATGAGCTGGCATGGAGTAAGAAATCATCGTGATAGTCGAAGGGCATTGAAAGGCCCGGCACAGAGGGTGCGACCCCCGTAGACGAAATCTTGTTGACTCCAGAGGATCATCCCAAGTAGCACGGGGCCCGAGAAATCCCGTGTGAATCTGGCGGGACCACCCGCTAAGCCTAAATATTCCCTGGTGACCGATAGCGGACAAGTACCGTGAGGGAAAGGTGAAAAGTACCCCGGGAGGGGAGTGAAATAGATCCTGAAACCGTGTGCCTACAATCCGTTGGAGCCTCCTTGTGGGGTGACAGCGTGCCTTTTGAAGAATGAGCCTGCGAGTT
Proteins encoded in this region:
- a CDS encoding ATP-dependent Clp protease ATP-binding subunit codes for the protein MFERFTDRARRVVVLAQEEARLLNHNYIGTEHILLGLIHEGEGLAAKALENLDISLQAVREQVQDIIGQGQQAATGHIPFTPRAKKVLEYSLREGLQLGHTYIGTEHILLGLIREGEGVAAQVLVKLGADLNKVRQQVIQLLAGYQGGQGEKAGAGVGAGQQAEGTPAGSLVLDQFGRNLTQAAREGKLDPVIGREKEIERVMQVLSRRTKNNPVLIGEPGVGKTAVVEGLAQDIVRGRVPETLKDKQLYTLDLGALVAGSRYRGDFEERLKKVLKEIRTRGDIIIFIDEIHTLVGAGAAEGAIDAASILKPMLARGELQTIGATTLDEYRKHIEKDSALERRFQPIQVAEPTLAHTIEILKGLRDRYEAHHRVSITDGALVSAANLADRYINDRFLPDKAIDLIDEAGARLRIRRMTAPPDLREFDDKIANVRRAKEAAIDGQDFEKAASLRDDEKTLVGQRAERESAWKSGDMDVVAEVDEELIAEVLAASTGIPVFKLTEEESSRLLNMEGELHKRIVGMDDAIRALSQAIRRTRAGLKDPRRPGGSFIFAGPTGVGKTELAKTLAEFLFGDEDSLIQLDMSEFSEKHTVSRLFGSPPGYVGYEEGGQLTEKVRRKPFSVVLFDEVEKAHPDIFNTLLQVLEDGRLTDSQGRMIDFKNTVIIMTTNLGTRDISKGALGFSAGPDSRTEYDRMKAKVQDELKQHFRPEFLNRVDDIIVFPQLTQSEIVSIVDLEIAKLDSRLKDKDMGLELTFEAKNLLAKKGYDPVLGARPLRRTIQREIEDVLSEKILYGQLKAGEFVLVGATGDEKDATFTFEGSKREDTLPEIPDTPPVDIVKGGSAGAEGGLGA
- a CDS encoding aminotransferase class I/II-fold pyridoxal phosphate-dependent enzyme — translated: MQRPHPRASSRSQVPAFAVMEIIAEANRRLAAGEPVLNLCAGEPSSGAPAVVRERARELLASDALGYTEATGTPALRESLAGHYRRWYDVDLDPQRIAVTTGSSGGFVLAFLAAFEAGDRVALACPGYPAYRNTLAALGCEVVELVCGPQTRFQPSVAQLEALEHPVQGLVVAGPANPTGTLVDEPAMRELLAWCAEHGVRLVSDEIYHGLTYDDGPEGAPGAPGCDRAGAPTAAADLDGGALVVSSFSKYWAMTGWRLGWLVLPDDLVGPVKALAGNLALCPPALSQRAAVEAFSEPGYDAAQANLRQYAASRAMVLGRLPDLGWAGAAPADGAFYLYGDISPTGLDSPTWCARLLDEAGVALTPGTDFDPVHGHDWVRLSFAAAPVVVAEAVERVVEWQRRL
- a CDS encoding cytochrome P450 — protein: MLGAANRDPRVFDRPERFDVRRGNAGDQLAFSSGAHYCLGAGLARMEAARRSADETTDADPAGVRRDAGAAAWRREDGR
- a CDS encoding DUF2237 domain-containing protein gives rise to the protein MSALNVLGTPLEPCGFDPLTGFFRDGWCTTGPQDLGRHTICAVVTTAFLEHQRGIGNDLTTPVPAYSFPGLRPGDRWCVTARNWVRAHADGAAAPVVLASTHASVLELVGLEVLRGYAVDVPDDLSSLG